From a region of the Castor canadensis chromosome 7, mCasCan1.hap1v2, whole genome shotgun sequence genome:
- the Tnni3k gene encoding serine/threonine-protein kinase TNNI3K isoform X1 has translation MAAATAPSGVSLQEATQRKLRRFSQLRGKPVAAGEFWDVVVITAADEKQELAYRQQLSEKLKRKELPLGVQYHVFVDPAGAKIGNGGSTLCALRCLEKLYGDKWNSFIILLIHSGGYSQRLPNASALGKIFTALPLGNPIYQMLELKLAMYIDFPSHMNPGILVTCADDIELYSIREFECIRFDKPGFTALAHPSSLTVGTTHGVFVLDSFSHLKHRDLEYRCCHRFLHKPSIEKMHQFNAVCRPGNFREQDFSRGDTAYLQLDSEYVYTDSLFYMDHKSARKLLAFYEKIGTLSCEIDAYGDFLQALGPGATEEYTRNTSNVTKEESELVDMRQKLFHLLKGTPLNVVVLNNSKFYHIGTTEEYLFHFTSNSSLKSELRLQSIAFSILPDIPQWSGKTSCIIQSILNSRCSVAPGSVIEYSRLGPDVSIGENCIVSNSNIITKTVLPAYSFVCSLSLKVNGHLKYSTMAFGVQDNLKSNVKTLLDINLLQFFGVCFLSCLDIWNLKVTEELFWGSKTGLSLWTARIFPVCSSLSESVTASLNMLNAVKNNSPFSLSSFKLLSIEEMLAYKDVEDMIAYREQIFLDISLNKKQSYYSEIS, from the exons ATGGCAGCCGCCACGGCCCCTTCAGGTGTATCCCTGCAAGAAGCCACTCAGCGAAAATTGCGGAGGTTTTCACAACTAAGAG GCAAACCTGTGGCAGCTGGAGAATTCTGGGATGTAGTTGTAATAACAGCAGCTGATGAAAAGCAGGAACTTGCTTATAGGCAACAGCTGTCAGAAAAgctgaaaagaaaggaattacCCCTTGGAGTTCAATATCATGTTTTTGTTGATCCTGCTGGAGCCAAAATTG gaaatggaGGATCGACACTTTGTGCTCTTCGATGCTTGGAAAAGCTATATGGAgataaatggaattcttttattATCCTATTAATTCACTCTG gTGGCTACAGTCAACGCCTTCCAAATGCAAGTGCTCTGGGGAAAATTTTCACTGCTTTACCACTTGGTAATCCCATTTATCAGATGCTGGAATTAAAACTAGCCATGTACATTGATTTCCCCTCACATATGAATCCTGGGATTTTGGTTACCTGTGCAGATGATATTGAACTTTATAGTATTAGAGAGTTTGAGTGTATTAGGTTTGACAAACCTGGCTTTACTGCTTTAGCTCATCCTTCGAGTTTGACTGTGGGTACCACACATGGAGTATTTGTCTTAGATTCTTTTAGTCACTTAAAACATAGAGACCTGGAATACAGATGTTGCCATCGTTTCCTTCACAAGCCCAGCATAGAAAAGATGCATCAGTTTAATGCTGTGTGTAGACCTGGAAATTTCAGGGAACAGGACTTCAGTAGGGGTGACACTGCTTATCTTCAGTTAGACTCTGAATATGTCTATACAGATAGCCTATTTTATATGGATCATAAATCAGCAAGAAAGTTACttgctttttatgaaaaaataggCACACTGAGCTGTGAAATAGATGCATATGGTGACTTTCTGCAGGCATTGGGACCTGGAGCAACTGAGGAGTACACCAGAAATACATCAAATGTTACTAAAGAAGAATCAGAGTTGGTAGATATGAGGCAGAAACTATTTCATCTTCTTAAAGGAACACCACTAAATGTTGTTGTTCTTAATAACTCCAAATTTTATCACATTGGAACAACTgaagaatatttatttcattttacttcaaATAGCAGTTTAAAATCAGAGCTTCGCTTACAATCCATAGCTTTCAGCATCCTTCCAGATATTCCACAGTGGTCTGGTAAAACATCCTGTATCATTCAAAGTATACTGAATTCAAGATGCTCTGTGGCACCTGGCTCAGTTATAGAGTATTCCAGATTGGGGCCTGATGTGTCCATTGGGGAAAACTGCATTGTTAGCAATTCTAATATCATAACAAAAACTGTCCTACCTGCATATTCTTTTGTGTGTTCCTTAAGCTTAAAGGTAAATGGACACTTAAAGTATTCAACTATGGCATTTGGAGTGCAAGACAACTTGAAAAGCAATGTTAAGACATTGTTAGATATAAACTTACTTCAATTCTTTGGAGTCTGTTTCCTGTCATGCTTAGATATTTGGAATCTGAAAGTTACAGAGGAACTATTCTGGGGAAGTAAGACAGGTCTGAGTTTGTGGACAGCTCGCATTTTTCCAGTTTGTTCTTCTTTGAGTGAGTCAGTTACAGCATCCCTAAATATGTTAAATGCTGTGAAGAACAATTCACCATTCAGTCTGAGTAGCTTTAAGCTGTTGTCCATTGAAGAAATGCTTGCTTACAAAGATGTAGAAGACATGATAGCTTATAGGGAGCAAATTTTTCTAGACAttagtttaaataaaaaacaatcttATTATTCAGAGATATCTTAA